TGCGCAGCGCGCGTTTGATCAGGCTCTCGCTCAGGTCGCCCAGCTGACTGGCGGTCGCGACCAGAATCGAGTACAGCAGCGCCTCCAGCGGCGACCAGATGCCGGTCAGGGTCGTCAGGGTCAGCACGATCACGAAACTGGCCAGCAGTCCCCCGACCGCGCCCTCGACGGTCTTGCCGGGACTGACCTCCGGCGCCAGCTTGCGCCGCCCGAAGAAATGCCCCGTGAAGTACGCCCCGATATCCGCTGCGAACGTCGCCAGCAGTGGCAACGCGAAGTACAGCAGCCCCCGCTCGGCGTCCGGGCTGTAGCGCAGCATCAGGAAGTACCCCAGCAGCCACGGAATGTACAGCAGCCCGAACACCGAGTACACGACCCGTTCCAGCGGCCGCTCGCCGGGCCGGATGACCTCGATCACCAGCAGGTACGCCACGGCGACCGTCATGACCGCCTCGCGCCACGACCCGCCGGGCCAGGGCGCCTGCGGCCACATGGGCAGGCTCGCCAGGATCAGCGCGGCCGCGAACACACCCAGGCTCACGCGGCGCACGTCGATGTCGTTGCGGTCGAGCATGCGGATGTACTCGTACAGCCCCATGACCGACACGAACAGCAGCGCAGGCAGCATCGCCCACCAGCCGATCCACACGACCGCGCTGATGATCGCGAACCCCACCACGCTGGTCAGCATTCGGCTGCTCAGCGATTCCACGCG
The DNA window shown above is from Deinococcus sp. LM3 and carries:
- a CDS encoding phosphatidate cytidylyltransferase — encoded protein: MESLSSRMLTSVVGFAIISAVVWIGWWAMLPALLFVSVMGLYEYIRMLDRNDIDVRRVSLGVFAAALILASLPMWPQAPWPGGSWREAVMTVAVAYLLVIEVIRPGERPLERVVYSVFGLLYIPWLLGYFLMLRYSPDAERGLLYFALPLLATFAADIGAYFTGHFFGRRKLAPEVSPGKTVEGAVGGLLASFVIVLTLTTLTGIWSPLEALLYSILVATASQLGDLSESLIKRALRTKDSGNSLPGHGGFLDRIDSLLFAVPATYLFLHISLFSQ